From Flavobacterium sp. 102, a single genomic window includes:
- a CDS encoding IS110 family transposase: MDKDKKTFGIDISKNTFDVMDCSGNYYQFDNNTKGFVKFLKLLCPVSHCVMEATGYYHYQLAYFLVDNNIAVYVENPLSIKRFIQMKLSRIKTDKSDAKMICMYGQDQELKLWVGYSKNQMECLQQIRLLDTYTKQSTALQNKVQAEQTLGNPSKVVISSLKRSLRNIEKEVILIETQLLELVKSEYQEVLTKVESIPGIGRKTAMMLVVLTDGFKRFESSSQLCSFCGLTPVLRQSGSSVKGRTRISKIGNAKLRNLLFMCSFTACKCNKACKAIYDRITEKGKSKKLALIAVCNKLLRQAFAIAKSGVEYSKEYRSPMPKFI, translated from the coding sequence ATGGATAAAGATAAAAAAACATTTGGTATCGACATCAGTAAAAATACATTTGATGTCATGGATTGTTCGGGTAATTATTATCAGTTTGATAATAACACTAAAGGATTTGTCAAGTTTTTAAAGCTATTATGTCCTGTTAGTCATTGTGTAATGGAAGCTACAGGTTATTATCATTATCAATTAGCTTACTTTCTTGTTGATAATAATATAGCAGTATATGTTGAGAATCCATTATCGATAAAGCGTTTTATTCAGATGAAACTCAGTAGAATTAAAACCGATAAGTCAGATGCCAAAATGATTTGTATGTATGGTCAGGATCAGGAATTAAAGCTATGGGTTGGTTATTCAAAAAATCAAATGGAATGCCTTCAGCAAATACGCTTATTGGACACTTACACTAAACAAAGTACTGCTCTTCAAAATAAGGTTCAAGCTGAGCAAACATTGGGTAATCCGAGTAAAGTTGTTATTAGTTCTCTCAAAAGAAGCTTACGCAACATAGAGAAAGAAGTAATTCTTATTGAAACCCAATTATTAGAATTGGTTAAATCAGAATATCAAGAAGTATTGACCAAAGTAGAGAGTATCCCCGGAATCGGCAGAAAAACAGCTATGATGTTGGTAGTGTTGACAGATGGGTTTAAACGCTTTGAAAGCAGTAGCCAGCTTTGCTCTTTTTGTGGTTTAACACCAGTTTTGCGACAATCAGGCAGTAGTGTAAAAGGCAGAACCAGAATAAGTAAAATAGGGAATGCCAAACTTCGAAATCTACTCTTTATGTGCAGCTTCACAGCTTGTAAATGCAATAAAGCTTGCAAAGCCATTTATGATCGAATTACAGAAAAAGGGAAAAGTAAAAAACTGGCATTAATAGCAGTTTGTAATAAACTGTTGAGACAGGCTTTTGCCATCGCAAAATCAGGAGTAGAATACAGTAAGGAATATAGAAGTCCTATGCCAAAATTTATTTAA